The genomic interval CCTGCTAGCCCGCACCGCCCCGAGCGCCTCCAGTTCCCCGCGAGCTTTCTGAGCCGCTGACAGCAGAGCACAAGATAAAGGATGAAACGCAGGTGGTATTTCCTGAGGGCTGGGACTGGGATGCGTCTGGCTGAACGAGGCAAGGACCCCTGGGTAGGGCCAGCCCCTCGGGTCGCCCGTGGAATGTTCTGTCTGTACTGAACCTCCTCGTGCTCTTGGCTTTTCAGGATCGACTTTGACGACGAAGATGGAGAAGGACCCAGCAAATTTTCAAGGTGAGTTTACGTTCCTTGGTCTTCAAGAAGCCAGCGGCCAGCCGTGTCCGCGGGGCGATCACAGGGATTTCAGGGTCTTCTGTCGCTGAGGAAGCCGTTGCCTGTTGTCAGAGCCCTTGCTTGCCCCTTGTCCTGTGCCCGCGGGTAACCCGGGACGGGCCATGCCCGGCCAGCATCACCAAGGGAGGACACTTGGCCTCTAAATGTCACTAACAGGGTATTAGCTGGGTTGGCCTTTAACTGAGACAGTGACCATCAAGATTTAGGGTGACGCAGGCTAGCGCTCAAGTCTAGGAAAGACTATCAAGGTGTGGCCTCTTCTGCTGCCACGGGCAGGACGGCACCCGTAAGGATGCAGGGTGGCCCCGTACTGGGCACGGGCTGTAAGACTGACCCGTGGGGGCCTCAGAGCCGTGTCGCTCACTGGCCATGTGACAGCGTGGGAGCCGGGCTCAAGGGGCTGACCTGAGTGCAGACCGGGTCCCTGAGAAGACAGGGGGTTGCGGGGCAGGTGGTGGTCCGTCCATCGGGTATGGTAAGGCAGAGACAGCCCTGCAGACcggtcctctttctttttttctggttttgtttggctGAAGTTAGCTAGAGGTTTGGGAGTGTGGAGAGAGGCACGGATCACACCATCGATCTTAGCGGAGCGCCCCTCTGTACTAGTCACTCACAGAGGGGCCTGCCTGGACATCCATCCCCAACTCTGGGCAGTCCTAACACCGGGTTGCTGATGAACTTGAACCCCTGCCCCGGGCGATGggtcccttcctctgctctctgcacTTCACAGCTTGGAACGGCGCTCTGggttattttttcaaagttcttaGAACGATATCCCTGGGGAGCCCCAGGCCCACAGACCCCCTGGTCTGCTCACCGCATGGCAGTGACTGAGTGCGCTCCCCCCGGGCCCCCTGAACTGGAGAGGTATAGGCATCCCATTGCCGTGGCCTCCTGGACTCCGCATGTCCGTAGGACACAGTGTGTACCGTCCCCCGCAATGCTCAGGGAGACAGCGGAGAGGACACGGTGACTGCGGCGCTGCCTGATGACCCCGGGTTTTCTCATCTGAACAAGACATGAGTTTGGGCAACAGAAGCATGGCGTGCTGCTCCCCAGTGCTAAGAGAGCCTCAGCTCGGATGGCACCTGCTTCTTGGGAGAAGGTTTGTTCCTGAAGCAAAGCTAGCCTCGGGTGAGGGTACAGGCACCCCTGTCTGGTCTGctcacctcccccagcctcccttcctgaGAACGGGAGGACTCTTGGTGTCTCCGTGTCGGGATCCCCCTTGAGATAACATTCTAGACTGTGCTGAGCTTAGGAAATGATGACTTCTGGGGTCTCCGGACGAACAGGAGGAGACACACAGAGGGATGTTCGCTAGAACATCAAGGACCGGTGTCCGCAGTGAAATCACTGAGTGGGACACAAGGAGCTCATTGTCTTCAGGGCCAGCATTAAGATACAGTCCTTTCCCTCTGGGCCGCGGTCCACCCAGGCCGTCAGCGCATCAGAGCGCAGACTGAGGCTTCTGAAGGCCACAGCCTTCCCTCCGTGCCGGCAaaccagagggaggaagggacggGTGTGTGCCATTCACTGCTGTTTCTGGGAGAGTTTGCAGGGCGCTGGGGTCGCATCACCACCCCCCGGGGGCGGGGTGGCCGAAGACCCGTCAGCCGGTGGGTGCACCTGAGCCCCTCAGGGCTGGGGACACGGCACGgaccacccccaccctctcctggGCTGGGGCCACAGCTGCTGTGCAGGGGAGCGGCAGGGCATCTGCAGGGCTGCTCTCCCACTCGCGGGGTGCACTACCCGTCGGGGCTGGCTTCTGCCCCCCTGCGCGTCTGCTTGCCGTCAGCCCCGAGGAGGCCCTCCGGCTGGCCCCGTGAGGGAGGGAGGCCAAGGCGCTGGGATGGCCCCCAGCGTGGTTCGCTGCCACAGAAGCTGAGCTATGCCTTCCCCGCCCCCTGAGGTTTGCCCAGCCGGCTTTCCCAGTCTTCCTCGAGGGTGGTCTGAAATTCCACcgtcctgcctgccctccccgtCTCAGTTCCTCTCTGGGAAATACGGCCCCAGTCACACAGGAAGTCAGTCGTCCATTTTCTTAGAGCGACAGCAGCTGCTTGGATCCCAGGATGCCCACGGCCCGCAGACGAGGGCTGGGGGACCTGCAGGTGCAGTGGGGGGACAGCGGCCCTGGCGGTGGGCGCCGAGGAGAGGACAGTCGAGGGGGCCGAGCCCCAGGACCAGCTCCGGAGCAGCCAGAGCAAGGCCGGGAGCTGGGAAGCCGTGGGGTCGATCCTGTGGGAGAGTGGGGGGCGACTGGACACTCACAGAAGGGAGCCGCCGTCGGCAGTGGCCAGTGGGCCGTCCCGTTCTCCCTCCCCTTCCGCTGGTGGCATCGTCGGGATCCACCCGGGGTCCCCAGACCCCTGTCTCAGGCGCAGCGTTAGCCTCGCCCACCGCCGACGAGGAAGGGGGGCCGGAGACGGAAGGCACCGGAGCAGTGGGGAGCGGCAGGGAGCCGTGTGCACACAGAGGGATGCTGAAGCCATGGGGGGTTTGGCGGAGGGAGGTCTGCTGGAGGGTGGGCGACCTGCCCCCTCACACAGAAGCTGTCGGTGTGCTGGTGCCGGGCCCCCACACTGTGCAGCGTCTGCTGGTGCAGCACACGGGCCGCAGGGACGAGGGCCTtgaggctggtggggggggggcctgCGTGGCTTGGGAGGGTGTCTTAGCCAGAGAGGCCAGGAGGTGCAGGGGTACAGAGCAACCTTTCTCCTGGGCTGAGTCTGGGGAGGGCGGCCTGACCTCATGGGCAGGTCCCAGTCACGGTCCCCCACGGCAGAGGGTGATGGGCTCTCTGACTCCGGGAAAACCCATCACACAGCACAAAGCCTTTCTCCAAAGAGgagtctccctggcctctgggagTGGGGCAGACCCTCTGGGGAGGCCAGCCCCGAGCCCCTCTGGCTCTGGCCCGGGATGGGTGCCCTGGCCCAACCAGGAGGATTGAGCACCCACCTCACCCAGCAAGACCGAGAGCCCCGCTGGAGGAGAGGCCCAGCCCACACGCTCTGTGGTTCAGGCCATCTTCCTCCTTcgtgcccccaacccccagcgCTCTGTCTTCTGAGGAGTCCGGGGTTTCTTCCTGTGCCCGCTGCTGGGCTCAACCGCCGCCCGTGGGGAGGGGCATGAATACGGTTGCCGAGGTGGGACGGACGGCTGACATCCGTGCTGTCACCAACGGTCAGAGCTGCGCGCCCCGTCCCTCGTGTGATTTACATATACGTCTGTACGCGTGTGTGCGCGGTTCgttaaaagaaaggaacagaaatgtaTTTGTAACATTTCCGTCATACACATATTTGTAACGTTAGCTTTACAGCTTAGAACAACCGTCATTCTTGTCAACCCGATTTTTGCCGTATTTGGGCTCATTCTGTACCCTTTCTCCAAACATCCAAACCATCTTGCAGGCACTCTTGAGGCTCTGACCGTGGCCACGACGCCATGGGTGTGGGATGACCAGTAAGCTCGGAACCAAAACCCCGGCGGTGTTACAGGGCTCTCTCCCCCTTAGAGAGTGGGTCCACATGACCTTCCTGAGGCCCCGCCGTCGGTGACCCGTCTCTTGCCCGGGACGCCTGCAGCACCCAGCTCCGCCTGCTGGAGTTCCGGTTCTGTCCGCGGAGCGCAGCCCGTCGTCGAGAGGGAGGGAGTTGTGAAGGGCGGCCTCCCGCGGGCTCGGCTGCTGCGTTTCATCCCTCCTACTCTGATACTCTGACACTTTCCATTTGACTCTGTGTGGTTTGGACGCTGGCGCGTGCTTCCTCCAGCCTGGGAGGTGTGACGATATTTTGGTTTGAATCCTTCCGTGTGGATTTACGACCCTGTCCCGTGGCAGGTGTGATGATTACAGCCCCACAGAAGGGGGAAGACATTTGCGTGGTGGGCGTGTCCTGCAGGGATCTTTCCTGGCCGGCGAAGCAGAATTCTTAGACTGTGCTGAGAAGCTTCTAGACTTAGCTGAGGACGCTGGCTATTTTGTTCCTAGGTCAGAAGATGCCTAGGGAGGATGCTTAGGGAGGATGGCCAGGAAGCAGCAAATGCTGTCCTCTGTCATCTGACCTGCCACCATGTTTGGGACACATGTACTGGCCACGTGAGCTCTCTTGACAGCAAGGAGGGGTTCGGCAGACCTGAGAGGAATATTCCCAGCCTTTCTAGACTTCTCTGTGCCCAGCATCCTTGGGCCTTATGAGCCAGAAGGTGTTGCCAACACGCTGGGTTGACCTTGGAAGAGGGGGGCCCATGAGCAACCAGAAGAGCAGGGGTTTGGTTGGGATGCCTGGTTTCTGTAGGTCGGGCCTGGGATTAGGGTCAAGATGCTTCCGACGGAAATCTGTGTCCGGCGGAGCCCGCTGTCTCTCCGGAGAGACGTCTGGCGCTCGTGTGCCTGAGGCGGTTGCGACGCCCTTCTCCCCTCGTCCGGCTGCCCGCTCCTCCGCTTCTGTCCTGCAGAGACGAAGCTCGACTTCCAGGGATGGTGTCCGGAGAGCAGCAGGCTGGGTCGGGGTGAAAGTCCTCTCTGGGGCCATCCGTGGCGCTGCGCTGTGTCTTTGTGGAGCTGCTAGGCATTTCCCTTCCTGTGACGCGGCAGCTGCTTCTCTCGGGCGGGGGCATCCTGGCTCCCGATCCAGGACCGGGGAGCAGGCCGGGGAGGAGCCTGGTCTGGTCCTGCTAAGTGACCTCTGAGCCTCAGGCCCCTCTTCCACAGAGCGTGGTTGCAGGAGTCAGAGGCGGGGATCGCTGAGGCCGCTCAGCTGGAAGCAGCTATAGAAACACGGAGGGGGTGTCTCCCGCTGGGAGGCAGGGGGATCAGAGGCTGGGCTTGGCCCTCTTTGGAGGAACGaggctttctctgcctccctctctgtgctgCACAGGAACCTCGTCTGCAGCCTCACGCATGGGTGCCTTCTAGCCGCCTTGGAGAAAACTGCCTTGCGTGGTGCTGGGGGACAGGGTGCCTGCCTGCTTCCCGGGGAGGGACCCTCCTTTGCTCCTTCTGGAGAAGCCTCGGAAGCCAGGGAAACTTCCCAACTGGATATGGCTCTGTGGGTCCTCCCACAGGGCCTGTGGCCAGCCTTGTTGCGGGGCTGCACAGAATGGCTTTCTTCGGGCCTTCTCGGCTCTCCTGACATTCTGCCCTGCTGCCCAGGGAGGGCTGGCCAGGATAGGAAGGGTGTTCCCTGAAAGCCCAGCAGGATAGAACTTCCCTCCTGCTAtcagggaggaggaggcacaATCGCCTCCTCAGGAGAGCCCCTGGGCAGGAGATCGGAGGGGTGGGTGGGCTGCACCCTGCATCGTGACCGCCGCCCCTGAGTGGCCAGACTTCCTGCCCTGTGCCATACCCCCATCCACAGCCTCGGGCAGCATTTTCTGCACAATCTCCTACTTGTCTGCAGGCTggcctggggggttgggggggcacccAAGCAAGCTCACCAAGCCTTTCCTGGAGTCCCGGGCCAGTCCCCCATGCCTTCTGTGACAGGTGCATGGTGCGGAGtctggggaaggggctggtgAGGAAGGTCAGTTCTGGGTGGGCTCTGGCGGCTTCTTTACCTGCTTTGGAAtggcagagaggagggacaggatcTTCCCTGTATCTTCCCGGGAGGGACCCGGACTTTGATGCAGCACGTGGGACTTCTCTGACCGAGTGGTTACCTCTCATCTCCCCATGGTAACCAGACCCTGTCCGATTACCCAAGAACCATTTCTCCTAAATAGTGTGTGTCCTTCCCTGCCCCGGGGTCTGCCCTGAGGAGTGGGTGCTGCCACAGGGCATTTACACTGGTCTCACTGCTCAGCTCTCAGCTTGTGAGTTCTCCCAGCTTTCCCTCTGGGCTCAGgcagcacccccccacacacacacacacttctcgtGCTCCCTGTTCCTCACTGCTTTCCAGGTCGAGCCTGCCCCCCAGCCGGCCTGCCTGCGCCTTTCTGATCCTGTCTCCTCCCACACTACACCTCCTGGTCTTGGCCCCTTCAGCCCTGTGGCCCCCTGGGCCACCGCCTCTGTCTTTTCTCCTTCCGCCCCATGGTTTGTATGTTCTGCGTGCTGTCACAGGGTTTAACTCTATACTGGCTTCATTTCCAGACTGTGCAAGGCAATTCCTGTGCCTCCCAGTTACCCCCGgctgctggaggaggggcagagcgagcCTAGTCTCCTCTCGTCCCCTCCCCTGCAGTGCCCGGCTCAGTGCTCCTCGGGTAGAGAGGGTGGAAAGTGCTCACGGGGCTGGTCAGCTCGCACCAGTGCTGTGAGCTCTGCTGCGGGCCCGCCTTCCCCTGCTGGCGCAGGCAGTGGCCCTCAGTGTGTGCGGCTGGCACGCGGCTGGCGCGTGGTTGTGCCCAATGGCCGGTGTATTGCCCggttgggagggtgggggttCATCCCACTTGGTAGACACAGGGTGGGCAGGCAGCCTCATCCACCCTGTGCTGTCCGTGTCCCTCTCCTGCTCGGAGCCCCAGTGAAACCCTAAATCCTCCTGCAGACATCTCATGTCTTTCTAGACCATTCTTTAAACCCAAATAACATTGTGCCAGGGTGTGGAGCTGAGTTGGCCCCTACTCTTTCATCCTAAAGGTAATGACAGCAAGATGCAAACATTCCACTGTCTTCTCTGCTAGTGTTCCGCTGTAACCCACCACGGAGATTGACTTCAGTAATCTCTCACTGCCTTTTAATGGTTAATTGGCCGTGGGCTGGTTAATGAGCCACTGTCCTAGGCAGTGAAAGATGTGGGGGGCCCAGAGCAAAGGTTTGCCTGAGGGAAGGATGGTGGGGCCCCGAGGTGCTTCTCAGCTAGGGCCGAAGGAAAGCACACATCCCCGTGGGGGTAGCTCCATCTGCGTGCGGGTGTGTGCGAGTGCGCCACCCCGTGCCGGTCGCGGTGCGCAGGGCCGGGTGTGTGGATCAGGTGGGCGGATCCCGATGCACCAATCCTGGCACGTGGATCGGGCGTGCGGATCCCAGCGTGTGGGTCCCAGCGTGCTGATCGGGGGTGCGGCTCCCGATGTGTTGATCCCGGCGCATGGATCAGGTGTGCAGGTCACGGTGTGAGGACTGGGTGTGCGGATCGCAGTGCGCAGGTCCCGATGCGTGGATCGCGTCGTGCGGTTCCCCGCGCGCGGTTGGAGCGGAGGCCGGTTCACCTCCTGCAGCCGAAAGATAACGCCAGAATCCTCTGCGCTCGGCGCACTTGGGTGCTTGGCAAGGAAGGGCAGTTCGGAACACACTTCGAGGGGAGACGGAGGCCCCTGGCGGCctgtgcacccctcccccccacgcAGGGACACAGGCCGACCGGACCGAGCGCCGCCGCCAGCGTGCCAAGCACCAGCCCCTGGGCTCGTGTGTCTCCTGATCGCTCGGCGCTCGCGGATGTGCCCCGTTCGTACCACTGGGCAGTGACCCCTGCTCTGACGCGTCTctttccccgcccccgccctgttCTTGTGCTTTCGGGAAGAGAGAACCACAGCGAGATCGAGAGGCGGCGGCGGAACAAGATGACGCAGTACATCACGGAGCTGTCGGACATGGTGCCCACGTGCAGCGCGCTGGCCCGCAAGCCGGACAAGCTCACCATCCTCCGCATGGCCGTGTCGCACATGAAGTCCATGAGGGGCACCGGCAACAAGTCCACGGACGGCGCCTACAAGCCCTCCTTCCTGACGGAGCAGGTACCGCTGTCCCGACATCG from Mustela erminea isolate mMusErm1 chromosome 5, mMusErm1.Pri, whole genome shotgun sequence carries:
- the LOC116590306 gene encoding uncharacterized protein LOC116590306, whose translation is MPSPPPEVCPAGFPSLPRGWSEIPPSCLPSPSQFLSGKYGPSHTGSQSSIFLERQQLLGSQDAHGPQTRAGGPAGAVGGQRPWRWAPRRGQSRGPSPRTSSGAARARPGAGKPWGRSCGRVGGDWTLTEGSRRRQWPVGRPVLPPLPLVASSGSTRGPQTPVSGAALASPTADEEGGPETEGTGAVGSGREPCAHRGMLKPWGVWRREVCWRVGDLPPHTEAVGVLVPGPHTVQRLLVQHTGRRDEGLEAGGGGACVAWEGVLAREARRCRGTEQPFSWAESGEGGLTSWAGPSHGPPRQRVMGSLTPGKPITQHKAFLQRGVSLASGSGADPLGRPAPSPSGSGPGWVPWPNQED